A genomic segment from Thermoplasmataceae archaeon encodes:
- a CDS encoding NAD(P)/FAD-dependent oxidoreductase yields MLPEVVSLYDVIVIGAGPAGCQASKRCSDLGLKTLLIDRKLEIGAPLKDFEIVSSRDLADNGITPDDHWLSAKINKIRVRFADKETVLVLDDDDIYSIEADKFIKHLAALSSQAGTDIMIRTEAVAPIAESGVISGVIMRNGSTYTTERCGMVIYAGGYDSPFLEQSSELIMPRSTLIAKSFHKRIIGNFGDMNVGIVDVSEDLDSVMAVIPKGNHTANAIFIYRPQDIDASAKIDQYLCKNLKMDRHGSIQEVQADIYKRVKPAKIGIPGLLLAGDTAGINAEMWPFGIGRSMLSGTASADEAFETSVKGDSGIHAGYANVLKSISGSLGALKIMNDFNCMNPDMFSSKFNSIGSERHLKGQVDFEKLLTEFL; encoded by the coding sequence ATGCTTCCGGAGGTGGTATCCCTGTATGACGTTATAGTTATTGGTGCAGGCCCTGCTGGATGTCAGGCGTCAAAGAGGTGTTCGGATCTTGGACTGAAGACACTTCTCATTGACAGGAAATTGGAAATCGGGGCACCACTGAAGGACTTTGAGATTGTAAGTTCCAGAGACCTAGCTGACAATGGTATTACACCGGATGACCATTGGCTTTCAGCAAAAATAAACAAGATCAGGGTGCGCTTTGCGGACAAAGAAACTGTGCTTGTTCTTGATGACGACGATATCTACAGCATAGAAGCTGATAAATTTATCAAACACCTGGCAGCATTGTCCTCTCAGGCCGGGACAGATATCATGATCAGGACTGAGGCGGTTGCTCCAATCGCTGAATCCGGGGTTATTTCTGGCGTTATCATGAGGAATGGTTCTACATATACCACGGAAAGATGCGGTATGGTTATCTATGCTGGTGGATATGATTCCCCTTTCCTTGAACAGTCTTCTGAACTGATTATGCCGCGATCCACGCTCATAGCAAAGAGTTTTCATAAGAGGATAATCGGTAACTTTGGCGATATGAACGTGGGAATTGTTGATGTGAGTGAAGACCTGGATTCCGTTATGGCTGTAATACCAAAGGGAAACCACACAGCAAATGCAATATTTATCTACAGACCTCAAGACATAGATGCCAGTGCAAAAATAGATCAATATCTTTGCAAGAACCTGAAAATGGACAGGCATGGAAGTATTCAGGAAGTCCAGGCAGATATATACAAAAGGGTGAAACCAGCAAAAATCGGAATACCCGGCCTCTTACTGGCCGGAGATACTGCTGGAATCAACGCTGAAATGTGGCCCTTTGGAATCGGTAGGAGCATGCTTTCTGGAACGGCGTCAGCTGACGAAGCTTTCGAAACCTCAGTAAAGGGTGACAGCGGAATTCATGCTGGATATGCAAACGTTCTCAAGAGCATTTCCGGAAGTCTTGGAGCTTTGAAGATCATGAATGACTTTAACTGCATGAATCCGGATATGTTTTCCAGCAAATTTAATTCAATAGGCAGCGAACGACATCTGAAAGGGCAGGTAGATTTTGAGAAACTGTTGACGGAATTCCTTTAG
- a CDS encoding signal recognition particle protein Srp54, giving the protein MVLDNLASSLRDTIRKISRSGFVDKELLEEVSRDIQRALLKADVNVKLALSLTNTVKQRALEEKPPAGMPQQDFVVKIIYDELLKILGVESSLNLKPQTIMLVGLYGQGKTTSAGKLAKFFTKKGLNTGLIAADVHRAAAYEQLHHIAQQLNVGFYGEKNSKNALSITQNGLKELSDLHVKIIDTSGRDSLDEELIAEIKGLKDHVKPDEVLLVMDATVGQQAGPQARALDSAVGITGVIITKMDGTGKGGGVLSAVAEIKTPVYFIGTGEHMEDFEIFNPKKFLSRLLGLGDLETLMETFKETNITEEEAEESVNKLMSGKFNLKDMYDVWEKFSQPGILQKLVDSLPLSRLPGGPKIGQEDVENAGNKLFNYRVIMDSMTFRELEEPELLNSKRIARVARGSGKSEAEVRNLLKEYKGMKNNFKMIKGNRGFKKMLRAQMKAGNFGLDEELMK; this is encoded by the coding sequence ATGGTTCTGGACAACTTAGCCAGTTCTCTCAGGGATACTATCAGAAAAATATCGCGGTCCGGGTTTGTGGACAAAGAACTTCTGGAAGAAGTGTCGAGGGATATCCAGAGGGCACTGCTTAAGGCGGACGTCAACGTAAAGCTGGCTCTCAGCCTAACAAACACAGTGAAACAGAGGGCTCTTGAGGAAAAGCCACCTGCAGGCATGCCGCAACAGGATTTTGTCGTTAAGATAATTTACGACGAACTTCTTAAGATTCTTGGAGTGGAATCCAGTCTCAACCTCAAGCCACAGACAATCATGCTGGTTGGACTATATGGGCAGGGTAAAACAACATCTGCAGGGAAGCTTGCAAAATTTTTTACGAAGAAGGGACTGAACACTGGACTTATTGCAGCCGATGTTCACAGGGCCGCTGCTTATGAGCAGCTGCATCACATAGCACAGCAACTGAACGTTGGATTCTACGGTGAAAAGAACTCAAAGAACGCACTTTCAATAACACAGAATGGCTTGAAAGAGTTATCCGATCTTCACGTTAAAATTATAGATACAAGTGGCAGGGACTCCCTCGATGAGGAACTCATCGCAGAAATAAAGGGCCTGAAGGATCACGTCAAGCCGGACGAGGTACTCTTGGTGATGGACGCTACCGTTGGCCAGCAGGCCGGGCCTCAGGCTAGGGCGCTGGATTCTGCGGTGGGCATAACCGGAGTCATAATCACAAAGATGGACGGAACGGGAAAGGGTGGAGGAGTTCTCAGTGCAGTGGCTGAAATAAAGACTCCAGTTTATTTCATAGGAACCGGAGAACACATGGAGGATTTCGAAATTTTCAATCCAAAGAAGTTTTTGTCAAGATTGCTGGGTCTTGGGGACCTGGAGACCCTCATGGAGACATTTAAGGAGACAAATATTACTGAGGAGGAGGCAGAGGAATCAGTAAATAAGCTCATGTCTGGAAAATTCAACCTCAAGGACATGTACGATGTCTGGGAGAAATTTTCTCAGCCCGGGATTCTACAGAAACTTGTGGATTCACTGCCCCTCTCCAGACTTCCGGGAGGCCCAAAGATTGGGCAGGAAGACGTAGAGAATGCCGGAAATAAGCTGTTCAATTACAGGGTCATCATGGACTCCATGACATTCAGGGAACTGGAGGAACCTGAACTTCTTAACTCCAAGCGCATAGCAAGGGTTGCCAGAGGTTCCGGAAAGTCAGAGGCGGAAGTGCGGAACCTGCTCAAGGAATACAAAGGGATGAAGAACAACTTCAAAATGATCAAGGGAAATCGTGGGTTCAAGAAGATGCTTCGAGCTCAGATGAAAGCAGGGAACTTCGGGTTAGATGAAGAGCTGATGAAATAG
- a CDS encoding transcription factor S: MFCSKCGSLMTPTKDKYICNNCGYEVKKTKADGVKSQILNKGNSKEAIMIKEEKNAEPLDSDAVCPKCKHQGAYYLLKQTRSADEPETKFYTCASCGHRWREY; this comes from the coding sequence ATGTTCTGCAGCAAGTGCGGATCCCTCATGACGCCAACCAAAGACAAGTATATTTGCAACAACTGTGGCTACGAAGTAAAGAAAACGAAGGCCGACGGTGTTAAGTCACAGATTTTAAACAAGGGGAACTCCAAGGAAGCAATAATGATAAAGGAGGAAAAGAATGCAGAACCATTGGATTCAGACGCTGTGTGTCCAAAATGCAAACATCAGGGAGCCTACTATCTGCTCAAGCAGACGAGATCTGCGGATGAACCTGAGACAAAATTTTACACCTGCGCTTCTTGCGGTCACAGATGGAGAGAGTACTAG
- a CDS encoding CoA-binding protein yields the protein MYDEDRTEEFLRKYRNIAVVGISENPERPSYDVASYLLKQGFNIIPINPALQSWKGIKAYKDLRSIPRDVKVEIIDIFRKPDQILPIVEDALAIHPEVIWMQEGLMNEEAAQLAKKNHIKVVMDRCMKKEHIRHAQR from the coding sequence ATGTACGATGAGGATAGGACTGAAGAATTCTTGAGGAAGTACCGGAACATTGCCGTAGTAGGTATTTCTGAAAACCCGGAAAGACCAAGCTATGACGTAGCGAGCTATCTTCTCAAGCAGGGCTTTAACATAATACCCATCAATCCAGCACTTCAATCGTGGAAAGGCATTAAGGCATACAAGGATCTGAGATCCATACCAAGGGACGTTAAGGTAGAAATTATCGACATATTCAGAAAACCAGACCAGATTCTCCCGATCGTGGAGGATGCCCTAGCCATACATCCAGAGGTTATATGGATGCAGGAAGGACTCATGAACGAAGAGGCGGCCCAACTTGCAAAGAAGAACCACATTAAAGTAGTGATGGACAGATGCATGAAGAAAGAGCACATACGTCATGCTCAAAGATAA
- a CDS encoding Tfx family DNA-binding protein encodes MANKVSYASNTFLTERQAEILRMRKNNISRMEIARLLKITRQDVTILEKRALRNVERAFNTIKFANQEGYSVRLKVAEKTQILDAIREILDTGNRNGVKIALSIPELFTMIRMSQHGKIKNGILSSGMEINILPDGKVILDQ; translated from the coding sequence GTGGCAAACAAGGTCAGTTATGCTAGCAACACGTTTCTTACGGAAAGGCAGGCTGAAATATTGCGAATGAGAAAAAACAATATAAGCAGAATGGAAATCGCAAGACTGCTGAAAATAACCAGGCAGGACGTTACTATTCTGGAGAAGAGAGCGCTAAGAAATGTAGAAAGGGCTTTCAACACAATAAAATTTGCTAACCAAGAAGGGTACTCGGTCCGGTTGAAGGTCGCAGAAAAGACCCAGATTCTTGATGCAATCAGAGAAATTCTTGATACAGGAAACAGAAACGGGGTGAAAATCGCGTTATCGATCCCGGAGCTTTTCACAATGATCAGAATGAGCCAGCATGGAAAGATAAAAAACGGTATTCTGTCTTCAGGGATGGAGATCAATATATTGCCTGATGGAAAGGTAATTCTCGACCAGTAA
- a CDS encoding substrate-binding domain-containing protein: MKNLSAAITAIIVVAVLVSSVVLLDNGLLGNKNSGLITYTADAYTIEAEYLLNSFHNATGAQVEPVTSGGSYADAEEIANGHPASVFLSVALNSYDRSYLGPRYSGWAIAFAADQIVLAYNSSIISGSSPADGIAQSIVKEFQTANLTNSSTEYRQAFANLTSGVVKIGISNPNEDPAGVRAYTSLEIAGSIFENDVSYYLQRMQENHSNVTASNAASLVAPLDVGQIQFLYIYKSAAILHDLKYIALPDFLNFGSENKSAFYGEYYYNISTGEVRGSPIYLFISTIANNTDASVADNFVTYVVKNSSNLSRFGLVPLSQSLLFSNVTVPAWLDNLQNQGVIRNAGGLT; this comes from the coding sequence TTGAAAAATCTTAGTGCTGCAATAACCGCAATAATAGTTGTCGCAGTCTTGGTCTCTTCTGTTGTGTTACTTGATAACGGGTTACTTGGAAATAAGAACAGTGGATTGATCACATACACTGCAGATGCTTATACCATTGAGGCGGAATACTTGTTAAATAGCTTTCACAACGCAACCGGTGCACAGGTGGAGCCGGTAACCAGTGGAGGATCCTATGCAGATGCTGAGGAAATAGCTAACGGGCATCCTGCCAGCGTTTTCTTATCCGTTGCTCTCAATTCTTACGATAGGTCGTACCTTGGCCCAAGATACAGTGGTTGGGCCATAGCATTTGCAGCGGATCAGATTGTTCTGGCGTATAATTCTTCCATTATTTCCGGCAGTTCGCCGGCCGACGGAATCGCACAATCAATCGTCAAAGAATTCCAAACCGCCAATTTGACAAACAGTTCCACCGAATACAGGCAAGCTTTTGCAAATCTGACTTCCGGAGTCGTCAAAATAGGCATATCTAATCCAAACGAAGACCCTGCTGGCGTGAGAGCATATACGAGCCTTGAGATAGCCGGATCAATCTTCGAAAACGATGTCAGTTATTACCTGCAGAGAATGCAGGAGAACCATTCCAATGTCACAGCTTCCAATGCAGCTTCCCTGGTCGCCCCGCTTGATGTTGGCCAGATCCAGTTTCTATATATATACAAGTCTGCCGCAATATTGCATGATCTGAAGTACATTGCACTACCAGATTTCTTGAATTTCGGATCAGAGAATAAATCAGCGTTCTATGGTGAATACTATTATAACATATCTACAGGGGAAGTGAGGGGCAGCCCAATATACCTCTTCATATCAACCATTGCTAACAACACTGATGCGTCTGTTGCTGACAATTTCGTGACATATGTTGTGAAAAACAGCAGTAATCTTTCGAGATTTGGCCTGGTTCCACTATCCCAGAGTCTGTTATTCTCAAATGTCACAGTGCCGGCGTGGTTGGATAACCTTCAAAACCAGGGCGTGATCAGGAATGCGGGTGGCTTAACCTGA
- a CDS encoding ABC transporter permease subunit: protein MKFKNSAGRIDSVSIIAWVTMVLLAIPIFYILIYGFLIYGSAVARESALFRSIELTIISSAISAAIVFMIFTPLAFDLSRKQNSLLESASDIPASIPHPIVGIAFLILASPITPFGSFLYSIGINLYNSFLGLIVVLSFVSAPVYIRSAQSVFSAMNRHHEMLGYSLGSSRLSVLYSIVVPSNLKDLVSATLTAMSRAMSEFGSVAILTY from the coding sequence GTGAAATTTAAGAATTCCGCTGGCAGAATAGACTCCGTGTCGATAATCGCCTGGGTGACGATGGTGCTGTTAGCTATACCCATATTCTACATTCTGATCTATGGGTTTCTAATATACGGATCTGCAGTTGCGCGTGAGAGTGCGCTGTTTAGGTCAATCGAGCTTACCATTATATCGTCCGCAATCTCTGCCGCTATTGTTTTCATGATTTTCACACCTCTCGCCTTTGATCTTTCACGCAAACAGAACAGTTTACTTGAAAGCGCTTCTGACATTCCAGCCTCCATACCGCACCCAATCGTGGGAATTGCATTCTTGATCCTTGCAAGCCCCATAACACCGTTCGGTTCATTCCTCTATTCCATTGGAATCAATCTTTACAACAGCTTCCTTGGGCTTATAGTTGTCCTATCATTTGTATCTGCACCCGTTTACATTAGGTCGGCTCAATCAGTATTCTCGGCAATGAACAGACACCACGAAATGCTTGGGTATTCACTAGGAAGTTCCAGGCTATCTGTCCTTTATTCCATTGTTGTTCCATCAAATCTAAAGGATCTAGTTTCTGCGACACTTACGGCCATGAGCAGGGCGATGAGTGAGTTCGGCTCAGTCGCCATACTGACCTAC